A DNA window from Calliphora vicina chromosome 1, idCalVici1.1, whole genome shotgun sequence contains the following coding sequences:
- the LOC135963275 gene encoding larval cuticle protein A3A-like isoform X2, with protein MAFKFVFALAFVAVASAGYVPAAQVYHAAPVSVHAAPVAVAQKVVVKSEEYDPHPQYRFSYGVDDKLTGDSKSQFEERDGDVVRGEYSLIDADGYKRTVQYTADALNGFNAVVHREPLVKTVAPVAHYAAPAVVKTVAPVAHYAAPAVVKTISPVAHYSAPTVVKTVAPVAHYAAPAYSHYSAPAVVKTVAPVAHYSAPAAHYSAPVAHYSAPTHYTSYAAPAVSYHH; from the exons ATGGCTTTTAAG tTTGTTTTCGCACTTGCCTTCGTAGCTGTTGCCAGCGCCGGTTATGTTCCTGCCGCTCAGGTTTATCATGCTGCTCCAGTTTCTGTACATGCTGCTCCTGTAGCTGTCGCTCAAAAGGTTGTTGTCAAATCAGAGGAATACGATCCTCATCCTCAGTACAGATTCTCTTATGGTGTTGATGACAAACTGACTGGTGATTCCAAGAGTCAATTTGAAGAACGAGATGGAGATGTTGTCCGTGGTGAATATTCATTGATTGATGCTGATGGTTACAAACGCACTGTGCAATACACTGCTGATGCCCTCAATGGCTTCAATGCCGTCGTACATCGTGAACCTCTTGTCAAGACTGTTGCTCCAGTAGCTCATTATGCAGCTCCCGCTGTAGTAAAAACTGTTGCTCCTGTAGCTCACTATGCTGCTCCTGCTGTCGTAAAAACCATTTCCCCAGTGGCCCACTACTCCGCTCCTACTGTAGTCAAAACTGTGGCTCCTGTGGCCCACTACGCTGCACCTGCTTACTCTCATTATTCAGCACCAGCTGTTGTTAAGACCGTTGCCCCAGTTGCTCATTACTCCGCTCCAGCTGCTCACTACTCTGCTCCCGTTGCTCACTATTCAGCTCCTACTCATTACACATCTTATGCTGCTCCAGCTGTTTCATACCATCACTAA